In one window of Pseudodesulfovibrio sediminis DNA:
- a CDS encoding RNA methyltransferase → MLDQLRVVLFRPKYPENIGSVARACLNMGVSDLVIVDPYNFNMDKALPLATAHARHVLETAPIVDTLEQAVDGCTAVYGTTARTGGWRKGIMNPDALAGVVDERLRGGGRVAVVFGPEDKGLTNEETSICSGLMTIPTSREGTSLNLAQAVVVVLYECFKRSLDAPFVPDGPPEERPTTVQEQATLFDNLQETLLAIDFLKDDNPDYWMLPVRRFFSKINLRRNEFNLLMGVCRQVKWFVNAYGPDKKNADK, encoded by the coding sequence ATGCTCGACCAACTCAGAGTGGTTCTCTTTCGCCCCAAATATCCGGAAAACATCGGGTCCGTGGCGCGCGCATGTCTGAACATGGGCGTGTCGGATCTGGTCATCGTGGACCCATACAATTTCAATATGGACAAGGCGTTGCCCCTGGCAACGGCGCATGCTCGGCATGTGTTGGAGACCGCTCCCATCGTGGATACGCTGGAACAGGCCGTGGACGGATGTACTGCGGTGTATGGCACCACGGCGCGCACCGGGGGGTGGCGCAAGGGGATCATGAACCCGGACGCGCTTGCCGGGGTGGTGGACGAGCGGCTGCGAGGCGGCGGTCGGGTCGCCGTGGTTTTCGGCCCCGAAGACAAGGGGCTGACCAATGAGGAGACGAGCATCTGTTCCGGCCTGATGACCATCCCCACTAGTCGGGAAGGCACCTCGCTCAACCTGGCTCAGGCCGTGGTCGTGGTGTTGTATGAATGTTTCAAGCGGTCTCTGGATGCGCCGTTTGTTCCTGACGGTCCTCCTGAGGAGCGGCCGACCACTGTACAGGAACAGGCGACCTTGTTTGACAATCTCCAGGAAACCCTGCTGGCTATTGATTTTCTCAAGGATGACAATCCTGACTACTGGATGCTGCCCGTCAGACGTTTTTTTTCCAAGATCAATCTCAGACGCAACGAATTCAACCTGCTCATGGGCGTGTGCCGGCAGGTGAAGTGGTTCGTCAATGCCTACGGTCCTGACAAGAAAAACGCGGATAAATAA
- a CDS encoding TAXI family TRAP transporter solute-binding subunit: MKRILILALALAVVLGMSFSAQAKKRYVFGGGPAGGTFQVVANGVQVFGPIKNSPNFAIKAQSSGGSVENLRTTNAGRVAFSTVYAGHVFLGRTGQMKNDPNKYKNVMAVGYLYGAPAQLVVRKGSGIKSTKDLAGKKVGVGNAGSGAFANCELFFTHMGVWDKIERNAMGYNDAAQAFGNEQLDAFWLFTAFPSGAVIMAAQTNDIELVDLAADAQASGYFEKYPYFGKLSVPAGTYRGVEADVPSFFDSALLVANAKVSADHVYELMSAIWSDAGLKHMLEQKKTFKDMSVANGIKGIDPNVIPLHPGAIKFWKEKGVLK; the protein is encoded by the coding sequence ATGAAACGAATTCTCATTCTGGCCTTGGCGCTTGCCGTTGTTCTCGGCATGTCCTTTTCTGCCCAGGCCAAAAAACGGTACGTATTTGGTGGCGGCCCCGCTGGCGGCACCTTTCAGGTCGTGGCCAATGGTGTGCAGGTCTTCGGCCCTATCAAAAACAGCCCCAACTTCGCCATCAAAGCCCAGTCTTCCGGCGGCTCTGTTGAAAACCTCCGCACCACCAACGCCGGTCGCGTGGCTTTCTCCACCGTGTACGCCGGCCATGTCTTCCTCGGCCGCACCGGTCAGATGAAGAATGACCCCAACAAATACAAGAATGTCATGGCCGTTGGCTACCTCTACGGTGCCCCAGCCCAGTTGGTCGTTCGCAAAGGCTCCGGCATCAAGTCCACCAAGGACCTGGCCGGCAAAAAAGTCGGTGTCGGCAATGCCGGTTCCGGCGCATTCGCCAACTGCGAACTCTTCTTCACGCACATGGGCGTCTGGGACAAGATCGAACGCAACGCCATGGGCTACAACGACGCGGCCCAGGCTTTCGGTAACGAACAGCTCGACGCGTTCTGGCTGTTCACCGCCTTCCCGTCCGGCGCTGTCATCATGGCCGCCCAGACCAACGACATCGAACTCGTCGACCTGGCCGCCGATGCCCAGGCATCCGGCTATTTCGAAAAATATCCCTACTTCGGCAAACTGTCCGTGCCCGCCGGTACCTACCGCGGCGTGGAAGCCGACGTGCCTTCCTTCTTCGACTCCGCCCTGCTGGTGGCCAACGCCAAGGTGTCCGCAGACCACGTCTACGAACTCATGAGCGCCATCTGGTCAGATGCAGGTCTCAAGCACATGCTTGAGCAGAAGAAGACCTTCAAGGACATGTCCGTTGCCAACGGCATCAAGGGCATCGACCCCAACGTCATCCCCCTGCACCCCGGTGCAATCAAGTTCTGGAAGGAAAAGGGCGTCCTCAAGTAG
- a CDS encoding TRAP transporter permease yields MYDKLNKIEQFLFDFLAVGMVLFYSWSAIFEPAATQFHRGIYVIITYVLVFLIYKARPRTTQFYDYLIIPLAIIPLAIMLAEFDFIYTTFGIEKMYTEITSSGWSSHFVALLGNSEELDEGVWLVPINTVAIYLWGGLTVATLVIQRLLKNGAGRIYDMLFILFSLLTVGYWILNFEAINYRTGIETFLDRWMAMVGVLIGVELARRVVGNVFVIIGLAMILFGVYGDQAPELIAHAGATFPELCTSIFYRSDGVFGIMANVLATYIILFVLFGSFLEKCGAQKFFIDFPLAAVGHKIGGPAKVSVIASGLFGSISGSAIANTVSTGAFTIPMMKKAGFKPHIAGGIEPAASIGGMFMPPIMGAGGFIMAEMTGLPYSHIMLVAIFPAFMYFFSVFVMVHYEAKKNQIVGERYKHSAMEIFKKEWLYTLPLILITFFMLTGYSPGYSAIVGLAACIGLSFKDKGHHIDPTLLCIMGLMVIFPWIIKGIGLVGGQEAAAAIKPYMSGRILLLYGLIVAAALFAYRRQTVSGLKDELGGFVDAARMGTINSLKIGATVGVIGIIIGVLTYSGLVLTFADIVIELAHGNLVMTILLIAFASLILGMGVPVTAAYLITAVVAVPALTHLGVNEVAAHMIVYWLSQDSNITPPVCIAAFAGATIAKANMWRTAFSAFKFAKFLYLAPFLFAYVPAFSLDAAPLEIVVWFSIIMACVFVYSWFMSGIWFGPLKRRLFSAA; encoded by the coding sequence ATGTACGACAAGCTGAATAAGATTGAACAATTCCTTTTTGACTTTCTGGCAGTAGGCATGGTGCTGTTCTATTCCTGGTCCGCCATTTTCGAACCTGCCGCCACCCAGTTTCACCGGGGAATTTACGTTATCATAACCTACGTTCTGGTCTTCCTCATCTACAAGGCCCGGCCGAGAACAACACAATTTTACGATTATCTCATCATCCCGCTGGCGATCATCCCGCTGGCCATCATGCTCGCCGAATTCGATTTCATCTACACCACCTTCGGCATTGAAAAGATGTACACAGAAATCACCAGCTCGGGCTGGAGTTCACACTTTGTCGCCCTGCTCGGCAACAGTGAAGAACTGGACGAAGGCGTCTGGCTGGTCCCCATCAACACCGTCGCCATATACCTGTGGGGCGGGCTCACTGTCGCAACCCTGGTCATCCAGCGGCTGCTGAAAAACGGCGCCGGTCGCATCTACGACATGCTGTTTATCCTCTTTTCACTGCTGACGGTGGGCTACTGGATCCTGAACTTCGAAGCCATTAACTACCGTACCGGCATTGAAACATTCCTCGACCGATGGATGGCCATGGTCGGCGTGCTCATCGGCGTGGAGCTGGCCCGCCGCGTGGTCGGCAATGTCTTTGTCATCATCGGCCTCGCCATGATCCTGTTTGGAGTCTACGGCGATCAGGCACCGGAGCTCATCGCCCATGCCGGAGCAACGTTCCCGGAGCTGTGCACCTCCATCTTCTACCGCTCGGACGGCGTGTTCGGCATCATGGCCAACGTGCTGGCAACCTATATCATCCTGTTTGTCCTGTTCGGCTCCTTTCTGGAGAAATGCGGCGCACAGAAGTTCTTCATCGACTTCCCGCTGGCGGCTGTCGGACACAAGATCGGCGGACCGGCCAAGGTGTCGGTCATCGCATCCGGCCTGTTCGGGTCCATCTCAGGCTCGGCCATCGCCAACACCGTGTCCACCGGCGCATTCACCATCCCCATGATGAAAAAGGCGGGGTTCAAGCCCCATATCGCGGGCGGCATCGAGCCTGCGGCCTCCATCGGCGGCATGTTCATGCCCCCCATCATGGGAGCGGGCGGTTTCATCATGGCCGAAATGACCGGCCTGCCCTATTCGCACATCATGCTGGTGGCGATCTTCCCGGCCTTCATGTACTTCTTCTCGGTCTTTGTCATGGTCCATTACGAAGCCAAGAAGAACCAGATCGTTGGCGAACGGTACAAACATAGCGCCATGGAGATCTTCAAGAAGGAGTGGCTCTACACTCTGCCCCTGATCCTCATCACCTTCTTCATGCTCACAGGGTATTCACCGGGCTACTCGGCCATCGTCGGCCTGGCTGCCTGCATCGGTCTCTCGTTCAAGGACAAGGGCCACCATATCGACCCCACACTCCTGTGCATAATGGGCCTCATGGTCATCTTCCCCTGGATTATCAAAGGCATCGGCCTGGTAGGTGGACAAGAGGCTGCCGCGGCTATCAAACCTTACATGTCTGGCCGTATCCTGCTGCTCTATGGTCTGATCGTTGCCGCCGCTCTCTTTGCCTATCGCAGGCAGACTGTCTCCGGTCTCAAAGACGAGCTGGGGGGATTTGTTGACGCGGCCCGCATGGGAACCATCAACTCACTCAAGATCGGCGCCACTGTCGGCGTCATCGGCATCATCATCGGCGTACTGACCTACTCCGGCCTGGTGCTGACCTTTGCCGACATCGTCATTGAGCTGGCTCACGGCAACCTGGTCATGACCATTCTGCTCATCGCGTTCGCCTCGCTGATTCTCGGCATGGGTGTCCCGGTGACCGCAGCCTACCTGATCACCGCGGTCGTGGCCGTGCCCGCCCTGACCCACCTCGGCGTCAACGAAGTGGCCGCCCACATGATCGTATACTGGCTCTCCCAGGACTCCAATATCACACCGCCCGTGTGTATTGCGGCCTTTGCCGGAGCCACCATTGCCAAGGCCAACATGTGGCGAACAGCGTTCTCCGCGTTCAAATTCGCCAAGTTCCTCTACCTGGCTCCTTTCCTGTTCGCGTACGTTCCGGCCTTTTCCCTGGATGCCGCGCCCCTGGAAATCGTGGTCTGGTTCTCCATCATCATGGCCTGCGTCTTTGTCTACTCCTGGTTCATGTCCGGCATCTGGTTCGGTCCGCTCAAGCGCAGACTTTTCAGTGCCGCCTGA